The nucleotide window CGGGTGGCAGGTCGTCAACGACGATGTCATGGGCGGCGTGTCCACCAGCCGCTTTGAAGTTCTTCCCCATGGCGCGGTGTTCAGCGGCGTCTTATCGCTGGAAAACAACGGTGGTTTTGCCTCGGTCCGCTCCTCGCCGATCCGCCAGAGCCTCAGCGGCTTCGATGCCTTCGTGATCCGGGTGCGCGGCGATGGTCGCCGCTACAAATTCACCGTGCGAACCGGGACGGGTTTCGACACGCCGCTTTACCAATGCGACTTCACCACGAAACGCGGCGAGTG belongs to Limisphaera ngatamarikiensis and includes:
- a CDS encoding CIA30 family protein; translated protein: MNADAASEIILFDFTTSTNSPGWQVVNDDVMGGVSTSRFEVLPHGAVFSGVLSLENNGGFASVRSSPIRQSLSGFDAFVIRVRGDGRRYKFTVRTGTGFDTPLYQCDFTTKRGEWEEHRLPFKDFIPTFRGRVLTDAPPLNPAKVASVGFLISDKQEGPFQLEVAWIKASASAGE